A region from the Mya arenaria isolate MELC-2E11 chromosome 2, ASM2691426v1 genome encodes:
- the LOC128211473 gene encoding folliculin-interacting protein 1-like isoform X1, translated as MAFFQKIFNSSKLRRQNNQKPHFIDKKSDGKKPQFDGKSLRIVLFVDSDVKGRRLIFDSKAVVKEDDKGCKRGKCNVNQKLRTVSEDRVQNAVSRQKNYSYQPQKTGSDSKKLEEIMFGAVGVAYKGSSFKVHITSSPSQLMLTKVFIPEKPKRLSTADSEDCSFSSITDISITAPRAISQGSDANSGIAQSIPVDVPSLSPRQSWMRSIDLLDEDSGLASLTSSGSFQGSFSGSQNSYQARRITRGQSTSLDGHGRRGSHHDVFPELSAKTPKRVKIAIGCIFDTQEDRNEPASRLFESFFFSHIALLESHLEQLRREVERVYYTGQKQIFYPVVIEAYENFKRDMCDLYTAQRLTEPIWLTMMSYTSYRYMLCDRFLKEFVGLVKTFETKNSNFFMSSLLTAVLTHHLAWVPTVMPAGGTPTGTYLGKHSAKWVDTLAKSHPYNPLWAQLGDLYGAIGFPLKLSRTVVVGKKADIVKKFLFILSYFIRCSDILETSDVGCLDTYLDKLDFDVESPMDSAKTLPATTPTNVDFRTVNIGSPTPVNEDKGFNFDSCGSCHPSIKSFQSLPLDSLLSVNEKESSPGTDYNSNHGSVVMNQTCEACNANRTGGSKVGNSVFYLPSVSCICDKVAGANSESNNMKDSDNRAMIQKKKENLRLVLPESISTESQNNTENKECKLSMAEHLDSPKREKVGVSRRSAQPQELERTHISGYDIKLPENVEKVLTKKEIQSVFLQNKSDSMFNEYFDDETIEAKTIDELDEKDLVVDLPTSKNHLKSRYHSGDSAVAKFDEDQCKTPSLPDLTAVKPSPTTGVDGPHRARLGSMGAENPYKFRRSSISRQISEASTKTVKNVQGKTRPLTPAEVKHRHISSNSSYDLDLLDPRAYCHELPMPNPGVETSNCSSQKQFDKNFGWSLLADFSNHYMSDFVLQGTSDKHYQDKLNRDIRMAMQYSVLDEPIAEAVVVVADTDACTVRVFSSQHIDRPEKYPQSCMSSTLVSNLIDSLVSMARLKMSPEFCMSHLEDRLQEIYFKSKMMAEYLKKNKNVKELLKIVEFDRSDLPLLAAITGTHTTNFPLVCLS; from the exons atgGCATTTTTCCAGAAAATATTCAATTCTTCGAAACTAAGACGTCAAAACAACCAAAAACcacatttcattgataaaaaatcTGA CGGGAAGAAACCTCAATTTGATGGGAAATCTTTGCgaattgtgttgtttgtggacaGTGATGTTAAAGGAAGAAGGCTGATATTTGATTCAAAAGCTGTGGTGAAAGAAGATGATAAG GGATGCAAGAGAGGAAAATGTAATGTGAATCAGAAGCTGCGTACAGTGTCAGAGGACCGTGTCCAGAATGCAGTTTCTAGGCAgaaaaactacagctatcag CCTCAGAAGACAGGATCTGACAGCAAGAAGTTGGAGGAGATAATGTTTGGAGCTGTGGGTGTGGCCTACAAGGGCTCATCTTTCAAGGTCCATATCACCAGCTCACCCTCTCAGCTCATGCTTACAAAGGTCTTCATCCCGGAGAAACCAAAGAGGTTGTCCACGGCTGACAGTGAGGACTGCAGTTTCTCCAGTATCACCGACATCAGCATCACCGCACCCAGGGCGATATCTCAGGGAAGTGATGCTAACTCAGGGATAGCTCAGAGTATTCCTGTGGACGTTCCCTCACTCTCTCCACGCCAGAGCTGGATGCGAAGCATCGACCTGCTTGATGAAGACAGTGGCCTTGCCTCCCTCACATCTAGTGGTAGCTTTCAGGGCAGCTTTAGTGGCAGCCAGAACAGCTATCAAGCCAGGAGGATCACCAGGGGCCAGAGCACCTCACTTGATGGCCATGGACGGAGGGGCAGCCACCATGATGTGTTCCCAGAACTCTCAGCTAAAACACCTAAGAGAGTCAAAATTGCCATTGGTTGTATCTTTGACACCCAGGAAGATAGAAATGAGCCAGCCAGTAGACTGTTCGAGAGTTTCTTCTTTTCACATATTGCCCTGCTAGAAAGTCACCTGGAACAGTTACGGCGAGAAGTGGAAAGAGTGTACTACACAGGCCAGAAGCAGATCTTCTACCCAGTTGTTATTGAG GCATATGAGAACTTCAAGCGTGACATGTGTGACTTGTACACAGCACAGCGGCTGACTGAGCCCATATGGCTAACCATGATGTCTTATACCAGCTACCGATACATGCTCTGTGACAGATTCCTCAAGGAGTTTGTCGGCCTTGTGAAAACCTTTGAGACAAAAAATAGCAACTT TTTTATGAGTTCACTGTTAACAGCAGTTCTGACGCATCACCTGGCGTGGGTTCCCACAGTGATGCCGGCAGGGGGCACACCCACGGGCACGTACCTTGGCAAACACTCAGCCAAGTGGGTTGACACCCTGGCAAAGTCTCATCCATACAACCCTCTCTGGGCACAGCTTGG TGACCTATACGGTGCCATAGGATTTCCTCTGAAGTTGTCCAGAACTGTGGTAGTTGGTAAGAAAGCTGACATTGTGAAGAAATTTCTGTTTATCTTGAGTTACTTCATCCGCTGTAGTGACATTCTTGAGACCTCAGACGTTGGCTGCCTCGATACCTATCTTGACAAACTAGACTTTGATGTTGAGTCCCCGATGGATAGTGCCAAAACCCTTCCAGCAACCACACCAACCAATGTTGATTTTAGAACTGTTAATATTGGCAGTCCAACTCCAGTGAATGAGGACAAGGGGTTTAACTTTGATAGTTGTGGGTCATGCCACCCTTCCATAAAATCCTTCCAGTCATTGCCATTAGATTCCCTGTTGAGTGTGAACGAAAAGGAATCCAGCCCTGGGACAGACTACAACAGCAATCATGGTTCTGTTGTGATGAACCAGACATGTGAGGCTTGTAATGCAAACAGGACGGGTGGGAGTAAAGTGGGAAACAGTGTTTTTTATCTCCCAAGTGTTTCTTGTATCTGTGATAAAGTTGCTGGTGCTAACAGTGAAAGCAATAACATGAAGGACAGTGATAATAGAGCCATGATTCAGAAAAAGAAGGAGAATTTAAGACTTGTGCTTCCAGAAAGTATATCAACTGAATCTCAAAACAATACTGAAAATAAGGAGTGCAAACTGTCAATGGCAGAACATCTTGATAGTCCCAAGCGTGAGAAAGTTGGTGTTAGCAGAAGAAGTGCCCAGCCCCAAGAATTGGAAAGAACACACATATCTGGTTATGATATAAAACTTCCTGAAAATGTAGAAAAGGTTCTCACAAAGAAAGAAATACAGTCAGTGTTCCTTCAAAACAAGAGTGATAGCATGTTTAATGAGTATTTTGATGATGAAACTATTGAAGCCAAAACTATAGATGAACTAGATGAGAAAGACCTAGTGGTGGACTTGCCAACATCGAAAAACCACCTTAAATCTAGGTACCACTCCGGTGACTCAGCTGTGGCAAAGTTTGATGAAGATCAGTGTAAAACCCCTTCATTACCTGACCTCACAGCAGTAAAACCCAGCCCAACGACTGGAGTAGATGGCCCCCACAGAGCTAGACTGGGATCAATGGGGGCTGAGAATCCTTACAAGTTCAGAAGGTCTTCCATCTCCAGACAGATATCAGAGGCCTCCACCAAGACCGTGAAGAATGTGCAAGGAAAGACAAG GCCTTTAACGCCAGCTGAGGTAAAACATCGCCATATATCATCTAACAGCAGCTATGACCTGGACCTGCTGGATCCACGGGCCTACTGTCATGAACTGCCCATGCCAAA TCCTGGTGTGGAGACAAGCAATTGTTCTAGCCAGAAGCAGTTTGACAAGAATTTTGGCTGGTCATTGCTGGCTGATTTCTCTAACCACTATATGTCCGACTTCGTACTCCAAGGTACCTCTGATAAACACTACCAGGACAAACTCAACAGGGACATCCGCATGGCAATGCAG TATTCTGTCCTAGATGAGCCAATAGCAGAAGCTGTGGTGGTGGTTGCAGACACAGACGCATG TACAGTACGTGTGTTCAGCAGCCAACATATAGACCGGCCGGAGAAGTATCCCCAGTCGTGCATGTCATCCACTCTTGTCTCAAACCTAATAGACTCCCTCGTCAGTATGGCCAGACTTAAGATGAGCCCAGAATTT TGTATGTCACATCTAGAGGACAGATTGCAGGAGATCTACTTTAAGTCCAAGATGATGGCTGAATAcctcaagaaaaacaaaaatgtcaaggAACTGTTAAAAATTGTTGA GTTTGATCGGAGTGACCTACCTCTGCTTGCAGCCATAACAGGAACACATACGACAAACTTTCCACTTGTCTGTCTGTCATGA
- the LOC128211473 gene encoding folliculin-interacting protein 1-like isoform X3: MGQSYDVGKKPQFDGKSLRIVLFVDSDVKGRRLIFDSKAVVKEDDKGCKRGKCNVNQKLRTVSEDRVQNAVSRQKNYSYQPQKTGSDSKKLEEIMFGAVGVAYKGSSFKVHITSSPSQLMLTKVFIPEKPKRLSTADSEDCSFSSITDISITAPRAISQGSDANSGIAQSIPVDVPSLSPRQSWMRSIDLLDEDSGLASLTSSGSFQGSFSGSQNSYQARRITRGQSTSLDGHGRRGSHHDVFPELSAKTPKRVKIAIGCIFDTQEDRNEPASRLFESFFFSHIALLESHLEQLRREVERVYYTGQKQIFYPVVIEAYENFKRDMCDLYTAQRLTEPIWLTMMSYTSYRYMLCDRFLKEFVGLVKTFETKNSNFFMSSLLTAVLTHHLAWVPTVMPAGGTPTGTYLGKHSAKWVDTLAKSHPYNPLWAQLGDLYGAIGFPLKLSRTVVVGKKADIVKKFLFILSYFIRCSDILETSDVGCLDTYLDKLDFDVESPMDSAKTLPATTPTNVDFRTVNIGSPTPVNEDKGFNFDSCGSCHPSIKSFQSLPLDSLLSVNEKESSPGTDYNSNHGSVVMNQTCEACNANRTGGSKVGNSVFYLPSVSCICDKVAGANSESNNMKDSDNRAMIQKKKENLRLVLPESISTESQNNTENKECKLSMAEHLDSPKREKVGVSRRSAQPQELERTHISGYDIKLPENVEKVLTKKEIQSVFLQNKSDSMFNEYFDDETIEAKTIDELDEKDLVVDLPTSKNHLKSRYHSGDSAVAKFDEDQCKTPSLPDLTAVKPSPTTGVDGPHRARLGSMGAENPYKFRRSSISRQISEASTKTVKNVQGKTRPLTPAEVKHRHISSNSSYDLDLLDPRAYCHELPMPNPGVETSNCSSQKQFDKNFGWSLLADFSNHYMSDFVLQGTSDKHYQDKLNRDIRMAMQYSVLDEPIAEAVVVVADTDACTVRVFSSQHIDRPEKYPQSCMSSTLVSNLIDSLVSMARLKMSPEFCMSHLEDRLQEIYFKSKMMAEYLKKNKNVKELLKIVEFDRSDLPLLAAITGTHTTNFPLVCLS, encoded by the exons ATGGGACAGTCATATGATGT CGGGAAGAAACCTCAATTTGATGGGAAATCTTTGCgaattgtgttgtttgtggacaGTGATGTTAAAGGAAGAAGGCTGATATTTGATTCAAAAGCTGTGGTGAAAGAAGATGATAAG GGATGCAAGAGAGGAAAATGTAATGTGAATCAGAAGCTGCGTACAGTGTCAGAGGACCGTGTCCAGAATGCAGTTTCTAGGCAgaaaaactacagctatcag CCTCAGAAGACAGGATCTGACAGCAAGAAGTTGGAGGAGATAATGTTTGGAGCTGTGGGTGTGGCCTACAAGGGCTCATCTTTCAAGGTCCATATCACCAGCTCACCCTCTCAGCTCATGCTTACAAAGGTCTTCATCCCGGAGAAACCAAAGAGGTTGTCCACGGCTGACAGTGAGGACTGCAGTTTCTCCAGTATCACCGACATCAGCATCACCGCACCCAGGGCGATATCTCAGGGAAGTGATGCTAACTCAGGGATAGCTCAGAGTATTCCTGTGGACGTTCCCTCACTCTCTCCACGCCAGAGCTGGATGCGAAGCATCGACCTGCTTGATGAAGACAGTGGCCTTGCCTCCCTCACATCTAGTGGTAGCTTTCAGGGCAGCTTTAGTGGCAGCCAGAACAGCTATCAAGCCAGGAGGATCACCAGGGGCCAGAGCACCTCACTTGATGGCCATGGACGGAGGGGCAGCCACCATGATGTGTTCCCAGAACTCTCAGCTAAAACACCTAAGAGAGTCAAAATTGCCATTGGTTGTATCTTTGACACCCAGGAAGATAGAAATGAGCCAGCCAGTAGACTGTTCGAGAGTTTCTTCTTTTCACATATTGCCCTGCTAGAAAGTCACCTGGAACAGTTACGGCGAGAAGTGGAAAGAGTGTACTACACAGGCCAGAAGCAGATCTTCTACCCAGTTGTTATTGAG GCATATGAGAACTTCAAGCGTGACATGTGTGACTTGTACACAGCACAGCGGCTGACTGAGCCCATATGGCTAACCATGATGTCTTATACCAGCTACCGATACATGCTCTGTGACAGATTCCTCAAGGAGTTTGTCGGCCTTGTGAAAACCTTTGAGACAAAAAATAGCAACTT TTTTATGAGTTCACTGTTAACAGCAGTTCTGACGCATCACCTGGCGTGGGTTCCCACAGTGATGCCGGCAGGGGGCACACCCACGGGCACGTACCTTGGCAAACACTCAGCCAAGTGGGTTGACACCCTGGCAAAGTCTCATCCATACAACCCTCTCTGGGCACAGCTTGG TGACCTATACGGTGCCATAGGATTTCCTCTGAAGTTGTCCAGAACTGTGGTAGTTGGTAAGAAAGCTGACATTGTGAAGAAATTTCTGTTTATCTTGAGTTACTTCATCCGCTGTAGTGACATTCTTGAGACCTCAGACGTTGGCTGCCTCGATACCTATCTTGACAAACTAGACTTTGATGTTGAGTCCCCGATGGATAGTGCCAAAACCCTTCCAGCAACCACACCAACCAATGTTGATTTTAGAACTGTTAATATTGGCAGTCCAACTCCAGTGAATGAGGACAAGGGGTTTAACTTTGATAGTTGTGGGTCATGCCACCCTTCCATAAAATCCTTCCAGTCATTGCCATTAGATTCCCTGTTGAGTGTGAACGAAAAGGAATCCAGCCCTGGGACAGACTACAACAGCAATCATGGTTCTGTTGTGATGAACCAGACATGTGAGGCTTGTAATGCAAACAGGACGGGTGGGAGTAAAGTGGGAAACAGTGTTTTTTATCTCCCAAGTGTTTCTTGTATCTGTGATAAAGTTGCTGGTGCTAACAGTGAAAGCAATAACATGAAGGACAGTGATAATAGAGCCATGATTCAGAAAAAGAAGGAGAATTTAAGACTTGTGCTTCCAGAAAGTATATCAACTGAATCTCAAAACAATACTGAAAATAAGGAGTGCAAACTGTCAATGGCAGAACATCTTGATAGTCCCAAGCGTGAGAAAGTTGGTGTTAGCAGAAGAAGTGCCCAGCCCCAAGAATTGGAAAGAACACACATATCTGGTTATGATATAAAACTTCCTGAAAATGTAGAAAAGGTTCTCACAAAGAAAGAAATACAGTCAGTGTTCCTTCAAAACAAGAGTGATAGCATGTTTAATGAGTATTTTGATGATGAAACTATTGAAGCCAAAACTATAGATGAACTAGATGAGAAAGACCTAGTGGTGGACTTGCCAACATCGAAAAACCACCTTAAATCTAGGTACCACTCCGGTGACTCAGCTGTGGCAAAGTTTGATGAAGATCAGTGTAAAACCCCTTCATTACCTGACCTCACAGCAGTAAAACCCAGCCCAACGACTGGAGTAGATGGCCCCCACAGAGCTAGACTGGGATCAATGGGGGCTGAGAATCCTTACAAGTTCAGAAGGTCTTCCATCTCCAGACAGATATCAGAGGCCTCCACCAAGACCGTGAAGAATGTGCAAGGAAAGACAAG GCCTTTAACGCCAGCTGAGGTAAAACATCGCCATATATCATCTAACAGCAGCTATGACCTGGACCTGCTGGATCCACGGGCCTACTGTCATGAACTGCCCATGCCAAA TCCTGGTGTGGAGACAAGCAATTGTTCTAGCCAGAAGCAGTTTGACAAGAATTTTGGCTGGTCATTGCTGGCTGATTTCTCTAACCACTATATGTCCGACTTCGTACTCCAAGGTACCTCTGATAAACACTACCAGGACAAACTCAACAGGGACATCCGCATGGCAATGCAG TATTCTGTCCTAGATGAGCCAATAGCAGAAGCTGTGGTGGTGGTTGCAGACACAGACGCATG TACAGTACGTGTGTTCAGCAGCCAACATATAGACCGGCCGGAGAAGTATCCCCAGTCGTGCATGTCATCCACTCTTGTCTCAAACCTAATAGACTCCCTCGTCAGTATGGCCAGACTTAAGATGAGCCCAGAATTT TGTATGTCACATCTAGAGGACAGATTGCAGGAGATCTACTTTAAGTCCAAGATGATGGCTGAATAcctcaagaaaaacaaaaatgtcaaggAACTGTTAAAAATTGTTGA GTTTGATCGGAGTGACCTACCTCTGCTTGCAGCCATAACAGGAACACATACGACAAACTTTCCACTTGTCTGTCTGTCATGA
- the LOC128211473 gene encoding folliculin-interacting protein 1-like isoform X2: MVYSLSRLEEFKEKLASQLSCYSKSGKKPQFDGKSLRIVLFVDSDVKGRRLIFDSKAVVKEDDKGCKRGKCNVNQKLRTVSEDRVQNAVSRQKNYSYQPQKTGSDSKKLEEIMFGAVGVAYKGSSFKVHITSSPSQLMLTKVFIPEKPKRLSTADSEDCSFSSITDISITAPRAISQGSDANSGIAQSIPVDVPSLSPRQSWMRSIDLLDEDSGLASLTSSGSFQGSFSGSQNSYQARRITRGQSTSLDGHGRRGSHHDVFPELSAKTPKRVKIAIGCIFDTQEDRNEPASRLFESFFFSHIALLESHLEQLRREVERVYYTGQKQIFYPVVIEAYENFKRDMCDLYTAQRLTEPIWLTMMSYTSYRYMLCDRFLKEFVGLVKTFETKNSNFFMSSLLTAVLTHHLAWVPTVMPAGGTPTGTYLGKHSAKWVDTLAKSHPYNPLWAQLGDLYGAIGFPLKLSRTVVVGKKADIVKKFLFILSYFIRCSDILETSDVGCLDTYLDKLDFDVESPMDSAKTLPATTPTNVDFRTVNIGSPTPVNEDKGFNFDSCGSCHPSIKSFQSLPLDSLLSVNEKESSPGTDYNSNHGSVVMNQTCEACNANRTGGSKVGNSVFYLPSVSCICDKVAGANSESNNMKDSDNRAMIQKKKENLRLVLPESISTESQNNTENKECKLSMAEHLDSPKREKVGVSRRSAQPQELERTHISGYDIKLPENVEKVLTKKEIQSVFLQNKSDSMFNEYFDDETIEAKTIDELDEKDLVVDLPTSKNHLKSRYHSGDSAVAKFDEDQCKTPSLPDLTAVKPSPTTGVDGPHRARLGSMGAENPYKFRRSSISRQISEASTKTVKNVQGKTRPLTPAEVKHRHISSNSSYDLDLLDPRAYCHELPMPNPGVETSNCSSQKQFDKNFGWSLLADFSNHYMSDFVLQGTSDKHYQDKLNRDIRMAMQYSVLDEPIAEAVVVVADTDACTVRVFSSQHIDRPEKYPQSCMSSTLVSNLIDSLVSMARLKMSPEFCMSHLEDRLQEIYFKSKMMAEYLKKNKNVKELLKIVEFDRSDLPLLAAITGTHTTNFPLVCLS, encoded by the exons ATGGTGTACTCTTTGAGTAGACTGGAAGAATTCAAAGAGAAGCTTGCTTCTCAACTATCATGTTATTCTAAAAG CGGGAAGAAACCTCAATTTGATGGGAAATCTTTGCgaattgtgttgtttgtggacaGTGATGTTAAAGGAAGAAGGCTGATATTTGATTCAAAAGCTGTGGTGAAAGAAGATGATAAG GGATGCAAGAGAGGAAAATGTAATGTGAATCAGAAGCTGCGTACAGTGTCAGAGGACCGTGTCCAGAATGCAGTTTCTAGGCAgaaaaactacagctatcag CCTCAGAAGACAGGATCTGACAGCAAGAAGTTGGAGGAGATAATGTTTGGAGCTGTGGGTGTGGCCTACAAGGGCTCATCTTTCAAGGTCCATATCACCAGCTCACCCTCTCAGCTCATGCTTACAAAGGTCTTCATCCCGGAGAAACCAAAGAGGTTGTCCACGGCTGACAGTGAGGACTGCAGTTTCTCCAGTATCACCGACATCAGCATCACCGCACCCAGGGCGATATCTCAGGGAAGTGATGCTAACTCAGGGATAGCTCAGAGTATTCCTGTGGACGTTCCCTCACTCTCTCCACGCCAGAGCTGGATGCGAAGCATCGACCTGCTTGATGAAGACAGTGGCCTTGCCTCCCTCACATCTAGTGGTAGCTTTCAGGGCAGCTTTAGTGGCAGCCAGAACAGCTATCAAGCCAGGAGGATCACCAGGGGCCAGAGCACCTCACTTGATGGCCATGGACGGAGGGGCAGCCACCATGATGTGTTCCCAGAACTCTCAGCTAAAACACCTAAGAGAGTCAAAATTGCCATTGGTTGTATCTTTGACACCCAGGAAGATAGAAATGAGCCAGCCAGTAGACTGTTCGAGAGTTTCTTCTTTTCACATATTGCCCTGCTAGAAAGTCACCTGGAACAGTTACGGCGAGAAGTGGAAAGAGTGTACTACACAGGCCAGAAGCAGATCTTCTACCCAGTTGTTATTGAG GCATATGAGAACTTCAAGCGTGACATGTGTGACTTGTACACAGCACAGCGGCTGACTGAGCCCATATGGCTAACCATGATGTCTTATACCAGCTACCGATACATGCTCTGTGACAGATTCCTCAAGGAGTTTGTCGGCCTTGTGAAAACCTTTGAGACAAAAAATAGCAACTT TTTTATGAGTTCACTGTTAACAGCAGTTCTGACGCATCACCTGGCGTGGGTTCCCACAGTGATGCCGGCAGGGGGCACACCCACGGGCACGTACCTTGGCAAACACTCAGCCAAGTGGGTTGACACCCTGGCAAAGTCTCATCCATACAACCCTCTCTGGGCACAGCTTGG TGACCTATACGGTGCCATAGGATTTCCTCTGAAGTTGTCCAGAACTGTGGTAGTTGGTAAGAAAGCTGACATTGTGAAGAAATTTCTGTTTATCTTGAGTTACTTCATCCGCTGTAGTGACATTCTTGAGACCTCAGACGTTGGCTGCCTCGATACCTATCTTGACAAACTAGACTTTGATGTTGAGTCCCCGATGGATAGTGCCAAAACCCTTCCAGCAACCACACCAACCAATGTTGATTTTAGAACTGTTAATATTGGCAGTCCAACTCCAGTGAATGAGGACAAGGGGTTTAACTTTGATAGTTGTGGGTCATGCCACCCTTCCATAAAATCCTTCCAGTCATTGCCATTAGATTCCCTGTTGAGTGTGAACGAAAAGGAATCCAGCCCTGGGACAGACTACAACAGCAATCATGGTTCTGTTGTGATGAACCAGACATGTGAGGCTTGTAATGCAAACAGGACGGGTGGGAGTAAAGTGGGAAACAGTGTTTTTTATCTCCCAAGTGTTTCTTGTATCTGTGATAAAGTTGCTGGTGCTAACAGTGAAAGCAATAACATGAAGGACAGTGATAATAGAGCCATGATTCAGAAAAAGAAGGAGAATTTAAGACTTGTGCTTCCAGAAAGTATATCAACTGAATCTCAAAACAATACTGAAAATAAGGAGTGCAAACTGTCAATGGCAGAACATCTTGATAGTCCCAAGCGTGAGAAAGTTGGTGTTAGCAGAAGAAGTGCCCAGCCCCAAGAATTGGAAAGAACACACATATCTGGTTATGATATAAAACTTCCTGAAAATGTAGAAAAGGTTCTCACAAAGAAAGAAATACAGTCAGTGTTCCTTCAAAACAAGAGTGATAGCATGTTTAATGAGTATTTTGATGATGAAACTATTGAAGCCAAAACTATAGATGAACTAGATGAGAAAGACCTAGTGGTGGACTTGCCAACATCGAAAAACCACCTTAAATCTAGGTACCACTCCGGTGACTCAGCTGTGGCAAAGTTTGATGAAGATCAGTGTAAAACCCCTTCATTACCTGACCTCACAGCAGTAAAACCCAGCCCAACGACTGGAGTAGATGGCCCCCACAGAGCTAGACTGGGATCAATGGGGGCTGAGAATCCTTACAAGTTCAGAAGGTCTTCCATCTCCAGACAGATATCAGAGGCCTCCACCAAGACCGTGAAGAATGTGCAAGGAAAGACAAG GCCTTTAACGCCAGCTGAGGTAAAACATCGCCATATATCATCTAACAGCAGCTATGACCTGGACCTGCTGGATCCACGGGCCTACTGTCATGAACTGCCCATGCCAAA TCCTGGTGTGGAGACAAGCAATTGTTCTAGCCAGAAGCAGTTTGACAAGAATTTTGGCTGGTCATTGCTGGCTGATTTCTCTAACCACTATATGTCCGACTTCGTACTCCAAGGTACCTCTGATAAACACTACCAGGACAAACTCAACAGGGACATCCGCATGGCAATGCAG TATTCTGTCCTAGATGAGCCAATAGCAGAAGCTGTGGTGGTGGTTGCAGACACAGACGCATG TACAGTACGTGTGTTCAGCAGCCAACATATAGACCGGCCGGAGAAGTATCCCCAGTCGTGCATGTCATCCACTCTTGTCTCAAACCTAATAGACTCCCTCGTCAGTATGGCCAGACTTAAGATGAGCCCAGAATTT TGTATGTCACATCTAGAGGACAGATTGCAGGAGATCTACTTTAAGTCCAAGATGATGGCTGAATAcctcaagaaaaacaaaaatgtcaaggAACTGTTAAAAATTGTTGA GTTTGATCGGAGTGACCTACCTCTGCTTGCAGCCATAACAGGAACACATACGACAAACTTTCCACTTGTCTGTCTGTCATGA